A window from Scyliorhinus canicula chromosome 19, sScyCan1.1, whole genome shotgun sequence encodes these proteins:
- the LOC119954172 gene encoding uncharacterized protein K02A2.6-like gives WGARVIVPAQGRQAILTELHHRHPGVSKMKMLARSYVWWPGLDTDIAALVRRCQECQQRQRVPPAAPLHPWEWPGRPWTRLHIDHACPFMGSMFLVIVYAHSKWLDVHRVNTASTASTIEMLRASFATHGLPEVLVSDNGTAFTSGEFGKFLKENGVRHIKTAPYHPATNDLAERAVQTLKAGLKKQLAASKDTKLSRWLFDYRTTPHSTTGIPPAELLMGRRL, from the coding sequence tggggagcccgggtaatcgtcccagctcagggccgtcaggcaatcttaactgagttacatcacagacacccaggggtgtctaaaatgaagatgctagctcgaagctacgtttggtggccaggtttggacacagacatagcagccttggtacgtcggtgccaggagtgccaacagaggcaaagagtgccaccagcggcgccattgcacccgtgggaatggccaggcagaccgtggacccgcctgcatattgaccacgcctgccctttcatgggctcaatgtttttggtgatagtgtacgcccactccaaatggttggacgtccaccgggtaaacacggcaagcacagcatcgacaattgaaatgctcagggcctcgtttgcaacacatggacttccggaggtattggtgtcggacaacggaacggcattcacaagtggggaatttggaaaattcctgaaggaaaacggagtccgtcacatcaaaacggccccttaccatccagcgaccaacgacctggcagagagagcggtccagacacttaaagcgggactcaagaagcagctggCAGCGTCAaaagacacaaagctctcccgctggctttttgattacaggaccacaccgcattccacaacgggcataccgccagctgaactattaatgggaaggcggctg